In Porites lutea chromosome 8, jaPorLute2.1, whole genome shotgun sequence, the genomic stretch aaagttcGTGACCAAGTTTAGAGCTCTGAGAGAGAAGGTAGAGGACAAATGCACCACAGTAAAGAAAAGAGCCGAGGAGAAAATAAGAAACAGtgagtaaaatatattttaccGGAGAGGAACGTTTTATTATTACCTTTATCTTTATTAGTTTTTGCAAACTTGCTTTTTCCCATTTTGCTATTATTTAATCCCTATCACCATTCCCTTCTATCTCTCTCTTTCAATCTATCTGGGAATAACTTTTTCCATTTCCTGGCTATTTTCTTCGGTTTGCTGTTTTCGGAACCCTTTTTGTCTCATTTACATTTTGCACTTCTCCCTCGATCCTTGCTCTCTCACTCCTCCCTTCATACTCAGTCACCCCTCCATTACCgctccctccctcctcccttACCCTCCTTAGCCTCTTCCCTCTTTGCTCCCCTTCCTTCTCCGTCACTTTTGCCTCTCCTCACTTTTATGTCACCCCTGCCTTTCCTTCCAACCTTCCCCATTTTTCCTTCTCCTttccctcttttcttttttcttgtcttgCTTTTATCTTCTTCTGtgtctctttcttttcttcgttTATGCTTTAATCcattttttgtaataagttttcttgtaattgttttcTTCCATTTTGATCTTTATTTGTGTatctctttcttctttcttcttcaaTATATTTTTGAGAACTTTTGCCCAATTTCGTTTCCTTCTAGGAGCACTTTCAAGGATGTCATCTGATGAGCAAGCGTCTATGCAGGACAAAGATGATGATCTGGAGCCTGAGGATGAGGAAAGAACAATATCTGAAGGTagaagttttttctttgttctcccGTCTATTTCCTCTTTCACCATTGcatctttctttctctttctcttcgTATTCCGCTTCGTTCGCTCGCTCCTTCTTCCCTCTTCACCTTCTCCTCCCCCACTTCCATTCCTCCCTCCCTACTTGCATCccttacttttttctttcctcccTCCCTGCTTCCTTCCCTCTTCCCAAGCCATCCTCATTGCCTTCCTTCCTCCCTCCCTGTTCATTCCCTCTACCCAAGCCTTCCTCACTTCCCTGCTTCCTCCCTCCTTGCTTCCCTCATTTGCCCCATGCCTTCTTCCCTCCCTGCTTCCTTCCTTCTTCCCAAGCCTTCCTCACTGCCTTCCTTCCTCCCTCCCTGTTCATTCCCTCTACCCAAGCCTTCCTCACTTCCCTGCTTCCTCCCTCCTTGCTTCCCTCATTTGCCCCATGCCTTCTTCCCTCCCTGCTTCCTTCCCTCTTCCCAAGCCTTCCTCACTGCCTTCCTTCCTCCCTCCCTGTTCCTTTCCTCTTCCCAAGTCTTCCTCACTGCCCTGCTTACTCCCTCCTTCCTCCCCTTACTTCCTCCATGCCTTTTTCCCTCCCTGTTTCCTCTCCCCTAGCCTTCCTCACTGCCTTCCTTCTTCCCTCCCTTGTTCCTTCCCTCTTCCCAAGCCTTTCTCGCTGCCTTTCTTCCTCCCTCCCTGTTCCTTCCCTCTACCCAAGCCTTCCTCACTGCCCTGCTTCCTCCCTTCTTGCTTCCCTGACTTCCTCCATGCCTTCCTCTTTCCCTGTTTCCTTTCCCCAAGCCTGCTTTCCTTCTTCCCTCCCTTCTTCCTTCCCAAGCCTTCCTCACTGcctttctcccccccccccctctcccagcTTCCTTCCCTTCCCCCATGCCTTCCTCACTATCTTACTTCCTCCTTCACCCTTTGCATTCCTCACTTTCTTCTTTCCTCCCTCCCCGCCTCCGTCACGGCCTCTATATCTTCCTCATTGCCTTccaccctccctccctcttgCACATCGTCTTTCTTATTACGCATATCAATGGCACTTACTATGCGTCGTTTTTGTAAATCAAGGTTCTTGTCTGGAAGATCGCGAACCGGATAACGAGGGAAATACAAAAGCCAAAGGTAAAATTTAgatctttttcagtttcttaGGTACAGCTATTGTGTAGCTGTTGCTCCCTATAATCTTGCGTAAGCCTGGGATTTCAAAAATGCCGCTCTGAAATGACAGCAAAACAAACGTTTTTTTCTACAGATTTGGAGAAAGCACTGGACAATACGTTGACAATGATTAAAACATTCGTGGGGAAGGTTGAAGAAAAATGCTCAACAGcggtgaaaaaaagaagaaaacgtgAGTTCAAATTTATCTTTTATGGTTCATGATCAAAGAGTATCctcttacaaaaaaaatgaagtatagcaaaaattttctttgattaCAGCATAGGAACGAAATTACGTCCTAGCTGTAGACGCGATCATTCAAATAGAACATGCGAACCTCTTTAATAACGTTTGAAGTAGGCATTGATGGGTTAAGCAATACATGGTAACCATTATTAATAGTTTTTTCTGCAAAGAAGGGTAGAGCTAGCTCAGATTTAAGCATCTTGGAAGTggttgtgatgatgatgatgacaacgatgatgatgatggtgtgATGTTGATGACGACAACGATGATACAGATGACCGTCATACAGGAACAAGGACCAGAcacaaacaattattttttatcatgCTACAGGCAGTCTTGAAGGATTTGCGCACAAAATCGCGTCTCCCCTAGATCTgtcattttttcaaaatcatttttacgTCTTTACAATTGTTGCATATTTTGCTTAACGTCCAGCCAGCATTTTATATACTTTTACTGAAGAgtttttttaatacattttacAGGTTTTTCCCGACCTCTATCACGTCAATATCGAGCGACAACATCTGTTCATGTCAACGAGCCTCAAACGGTCGATTCAGAAGGTATGTATCAGACTCAATATAACTTTATAGAGGACAATATAAAGAAGTGTGCGATTTTCTTTCATAACTGGGGACTTTACCATCCGACcaagcgacggcaacgagaacgtcaaaaacaaCGATAGATTtagtaggcaaaacaacaactttgcacgtgcatctcaCTTTTTTGTACAGTTCATTTTCCGTTTTTGCAcgattacgacgtgaaattgcctAACTTTACTTTTTCTGGAGGACGTATCAGGCCCCGACGAAAATTTATTATCTGTCtaaacttgaatatggttcttagaaattcaactccgggagggttcgcctacatttgacgaagtaagtgagttggaataatcgcgataaagaccgaaagaacacaaattcatttttgaagcgacgttttcgctgccttCGCGTCGTCCTATCGTTAAGTCCTTAATATCTTCAAAACAACGCGTTGGTAACCACCATGAATCCCAAATACATATCAATTTGGGACAATTGACCCTTGCCAGGAGAAAAACGAAGACAAATTACGGTTGAAATAATTTAATATGGATGAGATCCTTTTTTATAATCTCACCAGAAAAGTATTATATTGGAGTTCTTAAAACAAACGTCTGCAGCTATCTGCTCCAAGGGGCTGTGATGTTAAAAGGACGCAAACAAAATCTCGATGCTTTTTAACCTCAAAATCTGCAGATTACTACTGAGAGAGGTTTTTTAATGCGAAACAGTTAACACTGAGATGGGTTATGATCCCACTCAGTACCACTATGTTCGAAGCTGTGGCGAGCTCACAAGTGTCTTTCTATAAGGACGGAACAGCTGCTGGCTTCTGCTTTCTAGCATAAAGAATGGCTGATTATTTTAATCAAGAGCCCATAGCAAGGAATGAGCAACTCCAACGTAATCTTGTCGCGGCAATTTCACAGACCTGTCTATAATAAGCACAATTTTGGCGGGAAGTTTACACCATcgcacaattttaaaaaaagacgttTGATTCTTTTTTTAGTCATCAACGTTTACATATTCCATATCTAAACAAGATAAACCAGTCATGTTGTAAAATCTTTCTATTTAAACCACCCAATACCAACCTGCGCAAGCCtaaactttctttttattaaTATTCTTCCTGATCCTCAAATTTGTTGAAACTTGTATCCACGGCCGTTAGCCTTTTAGCTTTAATGCTGCGTGCTTGATGATTGGTACAAATATAATCAGTAAAAGGTTGCTAGTATGTCCGATCCCTATCTCCGAGAAATGATCTTGATAAATGCTAACGATGAGCTTTTCCCGTTTCTAGCTTTACCTACAGCTCTCGCAGCTGAAACTAACAGAACCaagcaaggaaaagaaaacaatttagtTCCAAAGGAACGATTCTGCACTCTAATCCAGCGCAAGCGAGCCTACAAGACAGCGTTTGCAACATTGTCAGCGGTCACCATGTTTACTTTCTATCCACTTCCTGCTTTTGACTTCCTGTTTCTTTTTATATACTGTAACGTGTTAATTCTTCTGATAACATTTTAGTTTACCCCCTACTTTTATCTTAGCTTCTGTTTGTTCGATTCCTTCACATCTTTGATCTTGTgttatcattcgatgcaaaaTTTGCTTCCGTTTCATTAGCCGAGAGCCCACAAGATGACCTGCAAATAACGTCCTACAAATAGTGGTCTACTTATGGGCAATGACATCCAAATGTGTtgggctgcaaataatattctgctcatgtttaaatgaaaccacgcttttctccttgtTGCGATAGTTCTTGCGTGAAAATGTCAGATAGCTTCGCTGACCTTTCGCGAAGGAAAgatgatcgaatgataaaacaattattgaactcggttatcgcaaaataccATGATTTGTCTGTGTCTCGCGCTTCGGTAAATAATTTATCTGCTCGTCACTGACAAATCACtttattttgctcaacctcgtccaataattgttaattggcTGTATCTTATTTTACTTGATGTCATGTCACTTTCATTTGTCACATTTTCTTCTCGCGCCGTAAAGGATGTGAAGGTATGATGAACGTTGATATCAACTGAGCATTAGATAGCAATATAGGTGCAGTAAGTATTTGTTGTAATCAGAAATGTGCATGGGTTGGGTCCAGTAgcttcaagaaaataaaaatatgaagtCGTCGTTTTAGACAACGCTTAAtgtaaatttgaaataaacgaAATTAGtgaaatccagctagtggtctattatcaatgctgcgctctgattggttgagctactactaggctatatgttgtagcctactagtagcgaaaagcgcgggctttttggcggcaaaaaaggattaaagtctagctttaactagctaaattttttttattctcgattttttttattcttcatATTTtttgggctattgactcagagcccattcgggctcgaggaataattgttagtGAAATAGTGAGTATGGCAGGATCCAGCGAAATTAAAGAGAGGCACAGAACAAGGAAAGCCAAATGTACCGAAGTGCGAGTAGGTTGAAAAAACGAGGAACATTTTTTGGGGGACCTGTTTGATACATTTAATTAGGTCCAAAAGATATTCGTTTTTTACACTAAGGTCCTTGTTACAATAGGGCTCCGATCCGAGTGAATGTAGCAAATACATGCAAAAAGCTAGTAGCTATAATACGAGgataaatgcaaataaatatGGAAAGTTAAAGCCAAAACTTGGCTAAATCTCGGTTTTCTTCTGACGAGAGTGTGGTATTACGTCAAATCAAGACAATGATGGAAAGTCACGCAGAAACCAGCATAAGCAACTGATGATCCGATCACCAAAATAATTCAGAAtttgttagcctgcgaaaacatccgtttctcttCGCTCTTCGCTGCCGGgaacgtttcgcgcggaggaacgtacGTTctttcgcgcgaaacgtccaCAGCGGCAAAGAGCggggagaaacggatgttttcgcaggctaacttGATTTGTAAACAATTCAAATACTTTAAATTGTTTACAACTTTGTCTCTGCGAGTGTATTGTGTTGTGGTTTAACAGAACCATAACCCAGAATCTGTTGTTCTGACATGGAAGCCTAACTGCTGAGTAATgctacaagaaaaacaaacctttCAAATGCAAAACAATCTTATTGTTTTGTCCTCTAGATTGGGCGGAATTTACTGTAAGGGGTCTATTGATTATAGTGCTCTGAAGTGAACTAGCTAAGAGTTATTAAACCTCTCAGTTGGATCGTAAACAGGAAGAGTTAACTCTAGCGTAAACAAATTACAGCTAAGGGTTATTAAACCTCTTAGTTGGATCGTAAACAGGAAGAGTTAACTCTAGCGTAAACAGCCAAGCTGTAATCAAATGGATAATTCTGATTTAGGATTTTATTATCAAAAAGACATGCAATGGAATTTACAAAAAAGTCGCAAACTGGTAAACTATATCCATAAAGTTTTTCTCACAATGCTTAACATATCACGAGAACTCTAAAACAGATGAGGACCGTTAAGAATTCAAGTAGCAACACTTTTACGGGCTTTCTTCTAATTATCGTTCGCGGACGAACGATGACTTTATATACATGTTATGGAAAAATAATATAGGTTTTCAAGTTGATCACACAGTCTCGCCTATTACAAAACCTCGCTTTTTTAACAGAGCATAATTAAAAGGAATGGATCATGAAAAAATGTGGCAACTGTACATGTATCTCAATCAAGTTTGTGATCTTGCACATTGCGAAATATGCTGATTAAGCTTATAAAATCTGTCAACTTCAAAGAGGCACATATTGCAAAACGTTTAATGCATTTCACTAAAACTTTTCCAGTCAAGTTGTTTCAGATCGTTGTTTTAGATGTGAGTCCTAAATAGGTCTTAGCTCGTATTCTCTTGAttgaattaacaaaaataattaactttTCTAGGTTAAATGTtaccaaaaatgcaaatttatgacgtcacaaatcTACAGGGGTTTGtctgtcaatcaaatcagatGGGAAATGCAAACAACATTTGGTACCATATATAGTTTGCAAAGCTTTCCATTATTTGTTCTGCTTCCATGCCAGTGACAACCTGTCACTTTAGCAACGCCCACAAAAAAAGACTGAAATGTTATAATAAAGTGTTAAAGTGCATCTTGCACGTCACAGGAAATGATCCCTTTTTTCGTCAAGTTGACCAAGTGGATTAATTGGAGTTTTTCCCTAGTTACTTGTTACAAAAGTCGTGTCCCGGCCTTCTTGTTTCCTTCAGTGAATCATACGAGGCCGTTTTTCTGTTAATAACGCGTTCAGGAAAGAAGAAAGCCGAAGCAAAGTAAGTAAATGTTACCCCCAAATACGGTGTTTTCACTGAATTGAATTCCAGTACAAAGCTTTCCAGCACTAACTAGGGCCTTCTGGCATCAGAGCGAGCGGACAAAACACCTCACTAAGTTGCCTCTGAAACTCGCCGTCCTTCTGATAATCAATGCTAGTAGTGCAAGAGAGGTTTTTCAAATCTAATAGTTATATCGAACTGCTTCAGTTGTATATAATCGTGTAAGTGAAATAACATCTGTCAGCTTTGTTAAGTTTATGCATTTCTTGTTCACACACACCGCCAGTTTGCCTTTAAACAATCTTAACCCAGAGTCCTCAGGTTCTTTGGCCGGCATGCAGCGGTTGGTGGCCAGGAGAGACTCCCGGGAAATCGAAAATAATTAACTGTTTTGTTTGGCTGTCTCGTAACAGCTTGCATTCAGTGTTTTCAGTACCCCAAGAAATCCTGAAGTGAAAAAAGATACATTCATGTAACTGACATGCGATCTATGAATGAAGGATAACTGGTCATGAAGTGCGGTTAATGAAAAAAGAACTTGCTTGGGGAATGAGCACTATATTTCCCTCTCCCACCGAAATTAATAAAGTTAGCAGATGCAGTTGGTCAAAAATGAAGAGCGTACATATTTGTAGACCATGCTTTGATTGGCAACCACTCTGAGCATTTTAACACTGATCTACATCGCATTGAGAGATGTTAGACTGTTGACAACTTTTAACCCtcatttgaaaataataaaccACAAGCgcatttttccttttcatccaacaacaacgacaacaacaacaacaacaacaatgtatttatttaaatacCAAATATCTTGCTATTTAGTCTAAACGACTTGTTCAAAAACATGTTCTAGAATGGATCAGATTATCTGTTTAGCCAGAAAGAAATGTAGCATTTTTGAATGAAGTGGGGTTAAAAAATTCAAGACTAAAATACTTTGAATTCTTTACGTTTTTGTGATGAATTAGGGGCaacaatatttatattttaGTTGCTTGCGAGATGCAGGTAATAAAGTGTTACTCATATgattaatagggagcttaagcaacaacgacggcgacggctacgaaaacttCACTTAAAAGTGATGTCGCGCTGctttaaactttatcgcgctgattccatctcgtttacttcgtcaaatgttggcaaatgtttttggagttgaattctaaaggagtgtatcaaagttcaggaaaagaaaagaaagttgttgtcttgtgttcccgtccttgacaaaacgtgaattcaggcattttcacgttgtagtcgggcaacgaaggcaaagaaatgtacaaaaagagcgtgatgcacgtgcacagttgttgttttgctaatcaaatctattgcttttttgccgttctcgttgccgtcgctgtcgtcgttgcttaaggtccctgtTGTTTTGTCAAGTTGCCCCTAAATGCTGAGTTATGTGGCTCGAAATTTCATCATGCTCAACAATATCCTAGCACCCCTATAACCATTCGCCGCGCTTGTTTCTTCTGATCGGAGataaagaacgagatatattacTCATTTATCCCGCTTCTTTCGTTGTTAATCAAGGGttagtatttaacaattaatgaatgaggctgagtatcttatgaagaattatggagatcaaggagggtgttatggccgaggcggataacagcctccgagatctccataattcttcatatgatacgaaagccgaattcaataattgttttattattcattcaaaataatccctagtttaaaaacaaagctaaaacatgattacctccatcgatgttaagttcaccttcgatagtgctCGGTTAGGAATGTTCAGCTCCGCAATTTTCCAattagcagatgtcgcccttcgagttctattcttgctgttcttgccatgtttttagctataatttcgcctagttcttactcttgaaaggAGTGAGATGTCcgccaattttttgttttcacagccaaaacaactcaacctcgtccccaggtcttctcggtttacgctgcattaacctgcaagaacgctgcatttttgacgtcatttcctcattaaacacaaaattaattCTTCCAAATTCGGTCATCAGtgactggttatggtgaattatgcgtgtgcttttagccaatcagaatcggggaaatattttgaataaataataatacataTTTATACCCCTTATTTCGTCTCATCATCGCTTAAACGAGGCATGTTACACATATATTCCGTTTGTTTCGTCTCATGAGGTTTTTAAGAACTAGATATGTATTAGATAGTTACTGAGGCCGACAGCAATATGTGATATATTGCAGTCAGCTGAGGGCGTAGCCCGAAGCTGACTGCAATATATCACATATTGCCGTTGGCCGAAGTAACTATCTAACATATTTACTATTCAATACCCAGTGCCATTGTTCTCTCTCTGCACTAAATCACTGATTGCAGGCGCCCCTTCTCCTTTGTTCCTGAAcgcacaaaagaaaataattagcACTTGTTGATTAGTAGCTCAACTGGGAATTGGTGACTGAGAAGCCTTGCGGTAGCGTTTGAACATTTGATTGCGTTTTGTGTATGTGTGTTgtggttttgaatttttttcaacaagtaGGGCTCTGAACTACTGCAAAAACAGTGTGCAGTGTGAGAAATGCGGTCCCGTTTCTAGTTTGTAATTTAGGCGCGTTTGTTTTAACAGTTggtttgtgttttgtgttgtttgttttcGAGTATGTGATGTTTTCTAACTAGCGGCGCGGCCTtctgaacaattttaaaaaatgcggtACGTTTGGCACTAATGATAATTTGAATAGATCTCGTTGTCCTTCTTTGTTTTCCGCCGAACCAAGCGGAAACAATAGACAACGAGATATACCGGGGTATTTGCATATGCGGCGAAACTTTTTCCTTCAGTTGTTACCAGACATGGAAGAAGTATACTACAATGGCTCTACATCAAACGAGGATGAACGGGCGATTTTTATAACACAACAAAACGGAACTCTAAATACTGGCGAAGATTCACCTAAAGCTGGTGGTTTGGAAAACGAGGGTAAGTTTTATTAGCCCGCttaattcttttccttttaagtCAATTTAATTGAATCGCCCCATGATATTTTTATTAGTGAGTAATGTATggtgtttaattttgtttcagatGAGCGCCCGGGATGAGCACTTTAGGAGGCCTGTTACGACAACCGAATTGGAGGAATTTGGAAGAAGCTGGGCGGCTGATAACAGTCGGAGGAAATGGTGCTGGGTCTCTGAAAcgaaagaacaagaaaataaaattataatctCTACCAAGAACACCAATATTGTGATTAATTACAGATAAATTTGGGAGAATAATAGAGAGCATAAGTTGTGGTTCATTTGAATATTGTAACCGTGTTGAAGATGTAGTTGCGGGAATTTCATGAGTGTAATCTAAGAAGTGTgtgaaataagaaaacaaaaaattgaaaattgctgCCAGTGTTTGGTGTCCTTGATAATCTCAGACTGGTTTTTAATATTGCAGCGTGAAAGCtgcaatatttttaatattgcagTGTGTAGGctgcaatattaaaaatattgcaGCCTGTTTGTTTTAGCACGTTTAGTATATATTACCCCTGATAATTTCCCTGCTAACAAAAAGGACCGCCCCCGTTTTCCTCAGACAGTTGTTTTGCATCTTTTAAGACTGCAATCAGTGATTTAGTGCAGAGAGAGAACAATGGCACTGGGTATTGAATAGTAAATATATTAACTCAGACTCTTTATTTAACAGAAATCAATAACTTTGTTTCTCCACGCACTTCACCTGCATGATAAAATTCGGGTGACATGACTCCGCATTTCAGGCAACTTAACTCTGGTTTCGTGCGACTTGACCTGTTACTGCCCCTATTCCGTTCCGGGGCCCCCACCTTCGGAACTCCGCCACAGCCGAAGAAGCGATTAAATGAAGAAACCACCCACATTGCCACTAGACACTCAACGTGCGTCTTTGTAGTTGTTGTGAGTGATAATGAGCATAAAGACTGTGCATACCGTCGGAAACTGCACTAATCTGGACAAATAACTCTTAC encodes the following:
- the LOC140946448 gene encoding uncharacterized protein, which translates into the protein MAKHSQLEDCSKFLEENNLFTEGTKKKIERFVRTVERGCFDEFLVLFARNTREDDLFKICIYLRSYGIFDQADQERIFNDLVFCTPERKASELLTEIGKRGQHVYWHLAHALKTRQTPMFNFFHGGDFQCCVCREVESREREERLAEMENVEKKFVTKFRALREKVEDKCTTVKKRAEEKIRNRALSRMSSDEQASMQDKDDDLEPEDEERTISEGSCLEDREPDNEGNTKAKDLEKALDNTLTMIKTFVGKVEEKCSTAVKKRRKRFSRPLSRQYRATTSVHVNEPQTVDSEALPTALAAETNRTKQGKENNLVPKERFCTLIQRKRAYKTAFATLSAVTMFTFYPLPAFDFLFLFIYCNVLILLITF